From a region of the Parus major isolate Abel chromosome 6, Parus_major1.1, whole genome shotgun sequence genome:
- the EXOSC1 gene encoding exosome complex component CSL4 isoform X1 yields the protein MPRTGPAGSERCGRSGMPRQPLSPCVAGERLCSTEEATAGSGTYTRHGFIFSSLAGCLERKNEDNELPVVSVVRDSESQLLPNVGAVVTCKVCSINSRFAKVHILYVGSTPLKSTFRGTIRREDIRATEKDKVEVYKSFRPSDIVLAKVISLGDAQSNYLLSTAENELGVVVARSEAGRDRTGTGSGLKQFCLIPALGAADAAASLSPRRCKCKFGKQQP from the exons ATGCCCCGCACTGGGCCGGCTGGGAGCGAGCGCTGTGGCCGGAGCGGGATGCCCCGGCAGCCCCTGAGCCCCTGTGTCGCAGGTGAGCGGCTGTGCAGCACGGAGGAGGCCACGGCTGGGAGCGGGACCTACACTCGTCATGGCTTCATCTTCTCCTCGCTGGCTGGCTGCCTGGAGAGGAAGAATGAGGACAACGAG CTTCCCGTGGTGTCGGTGGTGAGAGACAGCgagtcccagctcctgcccaacGTGGGGGCTGTGGTGACATGCAAG GTCTGCAGTATTAACTCTCGCTTTGCCAAGGTGCACATCCTGTATGTTGGCTCCACGCCGCTGAAGTCCACCTTCCGAGGCACCATACG gaGAGAAGATATCCGAGCCACGGAGAAGGATAAG GTAGAAGTATATAAGAGCTTCCGCCCCAGTGACATCGTGCTGGCCAAAGTT ATCTCCCTGGGGGATGCACAGTCCAACTacctgctgagcacagcagagaacGAGCTGGGTGTGGTGGTGGCACGCAGTGAGGCAGGtagggacaggacagggacagggtcTGGGCTGAAACAGTTCTGCCTCATCCCTGCCTTAGGGGCAGCTGATGCAGctgcctccctctccccacGGAGATGCAAATGCAAGTTTGGGAAGCAGCAACCCTGA
- the EXOSC1 gene encoding exosome complex component CSL4 isoform X3: MAPPARYCIPGERLCSTEEATAGSGTYTRHGFIFSSLAGCLERKNEDNELPVVSVVRDSESQLLPNVGAVVTCKVCSINSRFAKVHILYVGSTPLKSTFRGTIRREDIRATEKDKVEVYKSFRPSDIVLAKVISLGDAQSNYLLSTAENELGVVVARSEAGRDRTGTGSGLKQFCLIPALGAADAAASLSPRRCKCKFGKQQP, encoded by the exons ATGGCGCCTCCCGCACGCTACTGCATCCCTG GTGAGCGGCTGTGCAGCACGGAGGAGGCCACGGCTGGGAGCGGGACCTACACTCGTCATGGCTTCATCTTCTCCTCGCTGGCTGGCTGCCTGGAGAGGAAGAATGAGGACAACGAG CTTCCCGTGGTGTCGGTGGTGAGAGACAGCgagtcccagctcctgcccaacGTGGGGGCTGTGGTGACATGCAAG GTCTGCAGTATTAACTCTCGCTTTGCCAAGGTGCACATCCTGTATGTTGGCTCCACGCCGCTGAAGTCCACCTTCCGAGGCACCATACG gaGAGAAGATATCCGAGCCACGGAGAAGGATAAG GTAGAAGTATATAAGAGCTTCCGCCCCAGTGACATCGTGCTGGCCAAAGTT ATCTCCCTGGGGGATGCACAGTCCAACTacctgctgagcacagcagagaacGAGCTGGGTGTGGTGGTGGCACGCAGTGAGGCAGGtagggacaggacagggacagggtcTGGGCTGAAACAGTTCTGCCTCATCCCTGCCTTAGGGGCAGCTGATGCAGctgcctccctctccccacGGAGATGCAAATGCAAGTTTGGGAAGCAGCAACCCTGA
- the EXOSC1 gene encoding exosome complex component CSL4 isoform X2 yields the protein MPRTGPAGSERCGRSGMPRQPLSPCVAGERLCSTEEATAGSGTYTRHGFIFSSLAGCLERKNEDNELPVVSVVRDSESQLLPNVGAVVTCKVCSINSRFAKVHILYVGSTPLKSTFRGTIRREDIRATEKDKVEVYKSFRPSDIVLAKVISLGDAQSNYLLSTAENELGVVVARSEAGVQMVPISWCEMQCPRTHTKEFRKVARVQPQFLQT from the exons ATGCCCCGCACTGGGCCGGCTGGGAGCGAGCGCTGTGGCCGGAGCGGGATGCCCCGGCAGCCCCTGAGCCCCTGTGTCGCAGGTGAGCGGCTGTGCAGCACGGAGGAGGCCACGGCTGGGAGCGGGACCTACACTCGTCATGGCTTCATCTTCTCCTCGCTGGCTGGCTGCCTGGAGAGGAAGAATGAGGACAACGAG CTTCCCGTGGTGTCGGTGGTGAGAGACAGCgagtcccagctcctgcccaacGTGGGGGCTGTGGTGACATGCAAG GTCTGCAGTATTAACTCTCGCTTTGCCAAGGTGCACATCCTGTATGTTGGCTCCACGCCGCTGAAGTCCACCTTCCGAGGCACCATACG gaGAGAAGATATCCGAGCCACGGAGAAGGATAAG GTAGAAGTATATAAGAGCTTCCGCCCCAGTGACATCGTGCTGGCCAAAGTT ATCTCCCTGGGGGATGCACAGTCCAACTacctgctgagcacagcagagaacGAGCTGGGTGTGGTGGTGGCACGCAGTGAGGCAG GGGTGCAGATGGTGCCCATCAGCTGGTGCGAGATGCAGTGCCCACGGACACACACTAAGGAGTTCCGTAAGGTGGCCCGGGTACAGCCCCAGTTCCTGCAGACATAA
- the EXOSC1 gene encoding exosome complex component CSL4 isoform X4 — protein sequence MAPPARYCIPGERLCSTEEATAGSGTYTRHGFIFSSLAGCLERKNEDNELPVVSVVRDSESQLLPNVGAVVTCKVCSINSRFAKVHILYVGSTPLKSTFRGTIRREDIRATEKDKVEVYKSFRPSDIVLAKVISLGDAQSNYLLSTAENELGVVVARSEAGVQMVPISWCEMQCPRTHTKEFRKVARVQPQFLQT from the exons ATGGCGCCTCCCGCACGCTACTGCATCCCTG GTGAGCGGCTGTGCAGCACGGAGGAGGCCACGGCTGGGAGCGGGACCTACACTCGTCATGGCTTCATCTTCTCCTCGCTGGCTGGCTGCCTGGAGAGGAAGAATGAGGACAACGAG CTTCCCGTGGTGTCGGTGGTGAGAGACAGCgagtcccagctcctgcccaacGTGGGGGCTGTGGTGACATGCAAG GTCTGCAGTATTAACTCTCGCTTTGCCAAGGTGCACATCCTGTATGTTGGCTCCACGCCGCTGAAGTCCACCTTCCGAGGCACCATACG gaGAGAAGATATCCGAGCCACGGAGAAGGATAAG GTAGAAGTATATAAGAGCTTCCGCCCCAGTGACATCGTGCTGGCCAAAGTT ATCTCCCTGGGGGATGCACAGTCCAACTacctgctgagcacagcagagaacGAGCTGGGTGTGGTGGTGGCACGCAGTGAGGCAG GGGTGCAGATGGTGCCCATCAGCTGGTGCGAGATGCAGTGCCCACGGACACACACTAAGGAGTTCCGTAAGGTGGCCCGGGTACAGCCCCAGTTCCTGCAGACATAA
- the PGAM1 gene encoding phosphoglycerate mutase 1: MAAAYRLVLVRHGESAWNLENRFSGWYDADLSPAGQQEARRGGEALRDAGYEFDICFTSVQKRAIRTLWTVLDAIDQMWLPVIRTWRLNERHYGALTGLNKAETAAKHGEAQVKIWRRSYDIPPPPMQSDHPFYSTIAKDRRYADLTEDQLPTCESLKDTIARALPFWNEEIVPQIKEGKRVLIAAHGNSLRGIVKHLEGMSEEAIMELNLPTGIPIVYELDKNLKPVKPMQFLGDEETVRKAMEAVAAQGKAKK, from the exons ATGGCCGCCGCGTACCGGCTCGTCCTCGTCCGCCACGGCGAGAGCGCCTGGAACCTCGAGAACCGCTTCAGCGGGTGGTACGACGCCGACCTCAGCCCCGCCGGGCAGCAAGAGGCGCGGCGCGGTGGCGAGGCCCTCCGAG ATGCCGGCTATGAGTTCGATATCTGCTTCACCTCGGTACAAAAACGGGCTATTCGCACTCTCTGGACCGTCCTGGATGCCATTGATCAGATGTGGTTACCCGTTATCCGGACCTGGCGCCTAAATGAGAGGCACTACGGGGCTCTCACAGGTTTGAACAAGGCTGAGACAGCAGCGAAGCACGGTGAGGCACAGGTCAAGATATGGAGGCGTTCCTATGACATTCCTCCACCTCCCATGCAGTCTGACCACCCCTTCTACAGCACTATTGCAAAG GATCGTCGCTATGCTGACCTGACAGAGGACCAGCTGCCAACATGTGAGAGCTTGAAGGACACCATTGCCCGGGCTCTGCCTTTCTGGAACGAGGAGATTGTCCCACAGATCAAAGAGGGCAAGCGAGTCCTTATTGCTGCTCATGGCAATAGTCTGCGTGGGATTGTCAAGCATCTGGAAG GCATGTCAGAAGAGGCCATCATGGAGCTGAACCTGCCCACTGGCATTCCCATTGTTTATGAGCTGGACAAGAACCTGAAACCTGTCAAGCCCATGCAGTTCCTGGGGGATGAGGAGACTGTGCGCAAGGCCATGGAAGCTGTTGCTGCTCAGGGCAAGGCCAAGAAGTGA